Proteins from a single region of Chanodichthys erythropterus isolate Z2021 chromosome 13, ASM2448905v1, whole genome shotgun sequence:
- the ciz1a gene encoding cdkn1a interacting zinc finger protein 1a isoform X1 produces the protein MFNPHQHQQQQQFQQHLRQLQQLFQQQTPPPPPPPPPPPQPQPAHHIAHHHQAARPMAVPAPAPPSARMVNLCSATQTIIAPNPMLQGALLMQQMQAGGMRGFAMGGQQFPQFFTPGSRASLLGPVPMGVAIKTPHMGFPRHFTPHARYFSNEFQARQPERKREIEQKSTGSGDSQSEASSGSSRADEAAAVANPGCQESSEQPDEPAAKKHKTDESEEPVETESAQNTEYKSPDPGDCTLQEGGSVDGPLAAEADEQSQVAKQVEHTEAPDKDTEQQISDSPDDATISDSVLEIKETSGHEEVKDGGPETSSKFFCYICNITCHNQQNFQSHMNGLTHQQKMMEIQHMSNACLVTLLPRVQESLQGARKDGEKRPGLQRWCSTCQTHFTSNVMDHRRTREHKRCSHSSSTSCTVCKLHFRTAREFVEHMQSTEHKQRVEQLWKESGKGGADQLNAAMLLGEEDGDCSDDDREEEENGKEGLAAQMEVTLEDLTEDEEFDSDTVYGSSFVVPVAGFLCRLCNQFYHFESSARHTHCKTLKHFENLKRYKALRKYEDSGSTSGDPADHISPDETSEGGSPFTSSASLTPKPALQTSPSSSSTSLPTISISRLSSSSIVQNTSSSGQDDDLGSVTLPQEEAVVGEPEEEDAPEGKGVRGRGRTPAKRRGRGGRRR, from the exons ATGTTCAACCCTCATCagcaccagcagcagcagcagtttcAGCAGCATCTGCGTCAGCTACAGCAGCTGTTTCAGCAGCAGACGCCACCGCCGCCGCCTCCACCGCCGCCACCGCCGCAACCTCAGCCCGCCCACCACATCGCACACCACCATCAGGCCGCACG GCCTATGGCGGTTCCCGCTCCAGCACCTCCATCTGCCCGCATGGTCAACCTCTGCTCAGCCACTCAGACCATCATCGCACCCAATCCCATGCTGCAAGGGGCTCTGCTCATGCAACAGATGCAGG CAGGTGGTATGCGTGGCTTTGCTATGGGTGGGCAGCAGTTTCCTCAGTTCTTCACTCCCGGATCCAGAGCGTCTCTGCTGGGGCCCGTTCCAATGGGAGTGGCCATCAAAACTCCACACATGGGATTCCCGCGACATTTCACTCCACACGCGCGCTACTTCAGCAAT GAGTTTCAGGCACGTCAGCCAGAAAGGAAGAGGGAAATTGAGCAGAAATCAACGGGGAGCGgcgacagccaatcagaagccaGCAGCGGCAGTAGCAGAG CAGATGAAGCCGCCGCTGTGGCCAATCCGGGATGTCAGGAATCTTCGGAGCAGCCCGATGAACCAGCggccaaaaaacacaaaactgacGA GTCAGAAGAGCCTGTGGAGACCGAATCAGCTCAAAACACTGAATACAAGAGCCCGGATCCTGGAG ACTGCACACTGCAGGAGGGAGGCAGCGTGGACGGGCCGCTCGCTGCTGAAGCCGATGAACAGAGTCAAGTGGCCAAG cAGGTCGAGCATACAGAAGCTCCAGATAAAGACACGGAGCAGCAGATCAGTGACAGTCCAGACGATGCCACAATCTCCGATTCAGTCCTTGAGATCAAGGAGACCAGCGGTCACGAGGAGGTCAAAGATGGAGGACCAGAGACCTCCAGCAAGTTCTTCTGCTATATTTGCAACATCACTTGCCATAACCAGCAA AATTTCCAGAGCCATATGAACGGACTGACGCACCAGCAGAAGATGATGGAGATCCAGCACATGAGTAACGCGTGTCTCGTCACGCTGCTGCCGCGAGTCCAGGAGTCCCTGCAAGGAGCTCGCAAAGACGG TGAGAAGAGACCAGGCCTGCAGAGATGGTGCTCCACCTGCCAGACTCACTTCACCAGCAACGTCATGGACCATCGCAGAACTAGAGAGCACAAG cgcTGCAGTCACTCGTCCAGCACCAGCTGTACCGTCTGTAAGCTTCACTTCAGGACGGCCAGAGAGTTTGTGGAGCACATGCAGTCGACGGAGCACAAGCAGCGGGTCGAGCAG CTGTGGAAGGAGTCTGGTAAAGGCGGCGCGGATCAGCTGAACGCCGCCATGTTACTGGGTGAAGAGGACGGTGATTGCAGTGATGACGACAGGGAGGAAGAGGAAAATGGGAAG GAGGGTCTGGCTGCGCAGATGGAGGTCACACTAGAAGATCTGACTGAAGACGAGGAGTTTGACTCAGACACAGTGTATG GCTCTAGTTTTGTGGTGCCTGTCGCTGGGTTTCTCTGTCGACTCTGCAATCAGTTCTATCACTTTGAGTCCTCGGCTCGACACACGCACTGCAAGACGCTCAAACACTTCGAGAACCTGAAG CGTTACAAAGCCTTAAGGAAGTATGAAGACTCTGGTTCAACCTCAGGAGATCCAGCAGACCACATCAGTCCAGATGAAACCTCCGAGGGAGGATCTCCGTTTACCTCATCCGCGTCTCTCACCCCCAAACCAGCCCTCCAGACCTCACCGTCCAGCAGCAGTACCTCACTTCCCACCATCAGCATCAGCAGACTGAGCAGCAGCTCCATCGTCCAGAACACCAGCAGCAGCGGACAGGACGACGACCTCGGGAGTGTGACGCTCCCACAGGAAGAGGCCGTCGTGGGAGAGCCGGAGGAAGAGGACGCTCCCGAGGGGAAGGGCGTCCGGGGCCGAGGCAGGACTCCTGCTAAGAGacgaggaagaggaggaagacgACGCTGA
- the surf2 gene encoding surfeit locus protein 2, whose amino-acid sequence MEDLPEDLRAFLQKHPCFQLTDSKKIKCTLNEHEFPCNLDELQHFTSGKKYKKLSAEAEFDYKQYEPHVVNSTKQPNHLFCKLTLRHINRVPQHVLRHVNGKRYRKALEQYEECVRQGVEFVPVQLRRKRRVKEHDEAAGSERQPKRKDDSGICALSSSGAEDSDSDDSMSDLYPPSMFTQKTEEEQNMKDGEEDDFETDDDDDEVSEMEVENQQQKRKKVNSSGFTKKFKKNRKKKGFKNVGKVNGK is encoded by the exons ATGGAGGATTTACCAGAGGATTTGAGAGCATTTCTACAGAAGCATCCTTGTTTTCAACTCACAGACTCTAAGAAG ATCAAGTGTACACTGAACGAGCACGAGTTTCCCTGCAACCTCGATGAGCTGCAGCACTTCACTTCAGGAAAGAAATACAAGAAACTGAGCGCTGAGGCGGAGTTTGACTACAAGCAGTATGAGCCCCATGTAGTCAACAGCACTAAACAGCC TAATCATCTCTTCTGCAAACTCACGTTACGTCACATCAACCGTGTGCCGCAGCACGTTCTACGCCACGTCAACGGCAAACGCTACAGAAAGGCTCTAGAGCAGT ATGAGGAGTGTGTTCGTCAGGGGGTTGAGTTTGTCCCGGTCCAACTCCGACGGAAACGGAGAGTCAAAGAGCACGACGAGGCCGCAGGAAGTGAGCGACAGCCCAAGAGGAAGGACGACAGCGGCATCTGTGCTCTGAGCTCGAGCGGCGCCGAGGACAGCGACTCCGACGACAGCATGTCCGACCTTTATCCAC CGTCGATGTTCACACAGAAGACAGAGGAAGAGCAGAACATGAAAGACGGGGAGGAAGATGATTTTGagactgatgatgatgatgatgaagtaTCTGAAATGGAAGTAGAAAACCAGCAGCAGAAACGCAAAAAG GTTAATTCTTCTGGCTTCACAAAGAAATTTAAGAAGAACAGAAAGAAGAAGGGTTTCAAAAACGTTGGCAAAGTAAATGGgaaataa
- the ciz1a gene encoding cdkn1a interacting zinc finger protein 1a isoform X2 has translation MFNPHQHQQQQQFQQHLRQLQQLFQQQTPPPPPPPPPPPQPQPAHHIAHHHQAARPMAVPAPAPPSARMVNLCSATQTIIAPNPMLQGALLMQQMQGGMRGFAMGGQQFPQFFTPGSRASLLGPVPMGVAIKTPHMGFPRHFTPHARYFSNEFQARQPERKREIEQKSTGSGDSQSEASSGSSRADEAAAVANPGCQESSEQPDEPAAKKHKTDESEEPVETESAQNTEYKSPDPGDCTLQEGGSVDGPLAAEADEQSQVAKQVEHTEAPDKDTEQQISDSPDDATISDSVLEIKETSGHEEVKDGGPETSSKFFCYICNITCHNQQNFQSHMNGLTHQQKMMEIQHMSNACLVTLLPRVQESLQGARKDGEKRPGLQRWCSTCQTHFTSNVMDHRRTREHKRCSHSSSTSCTVCKLHFRTAREFVEHMQSTEHKQRVEQLWKESGKGGADQLNAAMLLGEEDGDCSDDDREEEENGKEGLAAQMEVTLEDLTEDEEFDSDTVYGSSFVVPVAGFLCRLCNQFYHFESSARHTHCKTLKHFENLKRYKALRKYEDSGSTSGDPADHISPDETSEGGSPFTSSASLTPKPALQTSPSSSSTSLPTISISRLSSSSIVQNTSSSGQDDDLGSVTLPQEEAVVGEPEEEDAPEGKGVRGRGRTPAKRRGRGGRRR, from the exons ATGTTCAACCCTCATCagcaccagcagcagcagcagtttcAGCAGCATCTGCGTCAGCTACAGCAGCTGTTTCAGCAGCAGACGCCACCGCCGCCGCCTCCACCGCCGCCACCGCCGCAACCTCAGCCCGCCCACCACATCGCACACCACCATCAGGCCGCACG GCCTATGGCGGTTCCCGCTCCAGCACCTCCATCTGCCCGCATGGTCAACCTCTGCTCAGCCACTCAGACCATCATCGCACCCAATCCCATGCTGCAAGGGGCTCTGCTCATGCAACAGATGCAGG GTGGTATGCGTGGCTTTGCTATGGGTGGGCAGCAGTTTCCTCAGTTCTTCACTCCCGGATCCAGAGCGTCTCTGCTGGGGCCCGTTCCAATGGGAGTGGCCATCAAAACTCCACACATGGGATTCCCGCGACATTTCACTCCACACGCGCGCTACTTCAGCAAT GAGTTTCAGGCACGTCAGCCAGAAAGGAAGAGGGAAATTGAGCAGAAATCAACGGGGAGCGgcgacagccaatcagaagccaGCAGCGGCAGTAGCAGAG CAGATGAAGCCGCCGCTGTGGCCAATCCGGGATGTCAGGAATCTTCGGAGCAGCCCGATGAACCAGCggccaaaaaacacaaaactgacGA GTCAGAAGAGCCTGTGGAGACCGAATCAGCTCAAAACACTGAATACAAGAGCCCGGATCCTGGAG ACTGCACACTGCAGGAGGGAGGCAGCGTGGACGGGCCGCTCGCTGCTGAAGCCGATGAACAGAGTCAAGTGGCCAAG cAGGTCGAGCATACAGAAGCTCCAGATAAAGACACGGAGCAGCAGATCAGTGACAGTCCAGACGATGCCACAATCTCCGATTCAGTCCTTGAGATCAAGGAGACCAGCGGTCACGAGGAGGTCAAAGATGGAGGACCAGAGACCTCCAGCAAGTTCTTCTGCTATATTTGCAACATCACTTGCCATAACCAGCAA AATTTCCAGAGCCATATGAACGGACTGACGCACCAGCAGAAGATGATGGAGATCCAGCACATGAGTAACGCGTGTCTCGTCACGCTGCTGCCGCGAGTCCAGGAGTCCCTGCAAGGAGCTCGCAAAGACGG TGAGAAGAGACCAGGCCTGCAGAGATGGTGCTCCACCTGCCAGACTCACTTCACCAGCAACGTCATGGACCATCGCAGAACTAGAGAGCACAAG cgcTGCAGTCACTCGTCCAGCACCAGCTGTACCGTCTGTAAGCTTCACTTCAGGACGGCCAGAGAGTTTGTGGAGCACATGCAGTCGACGGAGCACAAGCAGCGGGTCGAGCAG CTGTGGAAGGAGTCTGGTAAAGGCGGCGCGGATCAGCTGAACGCCGCCATGTTACTGGGTGAAGAGGACGGTGATTGCAGTGATGACGACAGGGAGGAAGAGGAAAATGGGAAG GAGGGTCTGGCTGCGCAGATGGAGGTCACACTAGAAGATCTGACTGAAGACGAGGAGTTTGACTCAGACACAGTGTATG GCTCTAGTTTTGTGGTGCCTGTCGCTGGGTTTCTCTGTCGACTCTGCAATCAGTTCTATCACTTTGAGTCCTCGGCTCGACACACGCACTGCAAGACGCTCAAACACTTCGAGAACCTGAAG CGTTACAAAGCCTTAAGGAAGTATGAAGACTCTGGTTCAACCTCAGGAGATCCAGCAGACCACATCAGTCCAGATGAAACCTCCGAGGGAGGATCTCCGTTTACCTCATCCGCGTCTCTCACCCCCAAACCAGCCCTCCAGACCTCACCGTCCAGCAGCAGTACCTCACTTCCCACCATCAGCATCAGCAGACTGAGCAGCAGCTCCATCGTCCAGAACACCAGCAGCAGCGGACAGGACGACGACCTCGGGAGTGTGACGCTCCCACAGGAAGAGGCCGTCGTGGGAGAGCCGGAGGAAGAGGACGCTCCCGAGGGGAAGGGCGTCCGGGGCCGAGGCAGGACTCCTGCTAAGAGacgaggaagaggaggaagacgACGCTGA
- the bbln gene encoding UPF0184 protein C9orf16 homolog, which produces MSGPNGDPNISVDDGIIEDEDEFSEEEYAAIDSMLDQINSCLDDIEDRNDALNGKLHELLESNKQARREFRQQLNDEEPPPPPPPQAEDPASRDTQTED; this is translated from the exons atgTCTGGACCAAACGGAGATCCCAATATTTCAGTTGATGATGGAATAATCGAGGATGAAGATGAATTCAGTGAAGaag AATATGCAGCGATCGACTCCATGCTGGACCAGATCAACTCGTGTCTGGACGACATCGAGGACAGAAATGATGCTCTGAACGGAAAACTGCACGAGCTGCTGGAGTCCAACAAACAAGCCCGACGAGAGTTCAGACAACAGCTGAATGATGAAgaacctcctcctcctcctcctcctcaagCAGAAGATCCAGCATCCAGAGACACGCAGACCGAAGACTAG